TGGTAAAAAGTTGGGATTTTTAGCAGCTGTTGTTGTATTTGAAGCTTTCAGTAGCAAGCTTTTTTCTCTGGCAAGTGATATATTCCCCTCTCTGCTGTGTTTCCCTGGAGTAGAAGTGGACAAGTGATGTCAGTTGGAGTCTAAAACTTAGAAGTAGAATGGCACTAATgtatgtttaaagaaaatgtttgggCTAGGGGACTCTTTTCACTTAATGTTCCtgaaaaagctggggaaaaaaaaaaaggtcatagaatcacagaatggtttgggttggaagggaccttaaagatcatctagttccaacccccctgccatggacaggaaCACTTTCcgcaagaaaaaaatgaagtatgtCATCTTagttctgtgtgctttttttaaagttcagtttggttttttccaaaGACAGGCCTTCAAAACTCTTTCTGTCAAGCTTGGGTTGTGTACACAAGATTTAACAATCTTGGGTTTTGGCTGCATAATGTTCATTTCAATCTTGGAGCATTGTTGTCAAGATACTGTTCATACATTATTAAGAAGGTGCTGTCTAAATCAAGTATGATGGGAAAACTGCTAAAAACCCTtccacatttgttttcctttttcaggcACTGGTTGATGGCCCCTGCAGTGGTGTCAGAAGGCAGGCTATGCCCTTCAAGTGCATGCAGCTGACTGATTTTGTACTCAAGTTCCCACACAGGTGAGTTGTTGGCATTTTTTTGACCTATGTAAAAAACATGCTGTCACTTGATGACTGAATTATGTGATCTGATGCTTCCTAAATCTAGAAAGTTCATACAACATTAAGTCAATGGATTAACATGTGCGCACAGTAAAAAATTTGGCAGATGGTGTTATCGTAGTTGAATACATTTAAGTTTTCGTTGACGATATTGGCTGATAACCGCTGTTTAGGAGCAAAAGAAATAGCACGCTGGCCTAGGCAACTTGCAGATAGTTGTGGGGTGAATGGTGTGGGGGGAAGCAGTTGGAGTAAATACTGTGCAGCTTTGCTTTTGCCGCTGCTTAGATCACCTTCAGACATTAAATATGTTCCCTGCCTACAgaattacactgaaattgcaGGAGGCTGAACTCACTCTGTTCTCTTTAGCTTAGTTACTATATGACATTCTGTAATTTAGGAATAAAAATTGCTGTCTTTCTGATTCTGAAGCAGTGCTAGCAATAGTGCACGAGTATGCCTCTTGGAGTCGCTCATCTGTCAGTCCTAGCAAAGCATTTACACAACAAAGTGTTAATTAGGCCACAGAGTTGTATGTGGCATTGACTTAAAGTGTCTGAAGTAATGTAGAAGGGTGATCTTCCCTTGTGGGCCAGCATCAGAGAGAACCTTTTATTATAAAGACTGTGAATATAATTTTGTGACTATTCTAATGCAGTGCTCGTCAGAAGTGTGTGCGACTTGcctgggaaaaggaaaatataaatgaaaaatgggcAGCGACAAGATGGGCAAAGAAGATTGAAGCCCGAGAAAAGGTACAGTTTTTCACTAGATGAGTAATAAACATTGTACTGCTTCTGCTTATTAAAATCGGGTGCAATCTAATAAACCATGTATTTTCAATTGCAGGCTAAGATTAAAGATAGACAAGGCgtagatttttaaaagttgctaCCTATCAGCTTCAACTTCTTGTATTTTAACAGTAAATGTGGTTTTGTTCAGTCATTTCTATAACCACCTTTTTTCCTGCACCCTCACTTCCCAGCAAAGGCCTTAAATGGGGAACTGGTTCTAGATGTGCAGCTAAACCTAATTTGGAGATGATCAGTTACTAGTGGAATGCTTTGTAACACTGAGTTTTACTACTTGGGTATGTATCAGAGCCTCATGACTGcttcttttcaaacagaaagcCAAAATGACTGACTTTGATCGCTACAAGGttatgaaagcaaagaaaatggtgAGTGTTTGAGTGTCACTTCTTTATGGGGTTGATGCTTGTAGCTTTCACTTTAGAGTCACATACAGATATTAGTAGCTTTTTATAGATGGCTTGGGTTATGGAGCAACAGGAAGTATGCGAATGCCTTgaatttttcatgctgctttggccGCCGCTTCAGTATTTGATCAAACTTGAACCCACGTGTTCTGTGTGTCAGTCCTCAAAGTTATAGCTGAGGAAAGAATTACCTGCTGATGAAATCAGATATTCTTGATGGGCTGCTGTTACTATTTCATTCTATAATGAAAGTCATTACGCATGAAGTATTGGGGTGCCCAAGTTACCAGCTAGAATGATGTTGTCCACTTGGTAGATCAGAACAGTTTTAGGTGGAATTTGGCATTTTAAATGTAATACGTGGTAAATCTTTTGactatataatataaatataattggTTAGCAAAGGGTAGTTATCAAAAAGGGCAGAATCTGAAAGCTTAGAATTTAAATTAAGGCATAATATTTGAGCTGTTGCTGTTTTCATTCTGAGGAATAGtaaacattttcctcttttacaGAGAAACAGGATTATCAAGCACGAAATGAAGAAGCTCCAGAAGATGTCTTCTAAAAAAGGCAAGAAGCCAGAGAAGTCCGAGAAGGCGCCTAAGTCCGAGAAGGCGCAGAAGGCgcagaaataaaatgaacttCTAGTTATGTATGACTTTGTGTCCTTGTTCTGattctttaaaattaacaaaTGGTTAAACATTTGATTTAAATTGTAATCTTAAGTTCATTTTTGCTTCTGACCAAGAATTGTTGTCCGTCTCATTAATGTCCAAGTATTGGGTTTTAGTGTTTCCCAGGAACACACAGAAACGTTTTTATCACATTCTGTGAAGTTGACCATACAGACTATGCTCAGTACTCTATACCCAATACCAATCTAAAGAAACTTTCACCATTCTTTAAGTAGTGACCTGGAATACTTACATATTTCAGATGTCTAACGCCACAGTTGTCCTGTAAAGCGCAGTTACAATGATTAGTGACGTGTTAAGATGGAAATTGGTGACTTGTGTTTAAGCATGCTTGCTTTTCAGAATGTTTAAAGTTAAGAGTTCATGTCATAGACCTGAGCCTAATTACAGTTCCTTAAATGGTGCAGCGTATAATTCCTGCTTTTTAATCAAAACTATTAAGTAAAAGGGGGCATGACCTAAAAATTACTCAATCCATCTGAAACACTGAAGTGTTTAATTTAGTATTAGCACTATACAATAATGTTTACATATCTCAATGTCAGCGTCcatcttttcctgtgttttctcctGTGTAGTTTGTTGGCAGGGgatatattttcttcatattgaatGAAGAAATTGTGGAAGTCTGACATCTCTGGTAattgaaaagcaaattatttttacagtcaAATATACAATGAGggagaatatatattttaaaaaatgaaggttGTAAGACCTTTAAATATATTGTCAAATATATATTGTCAAATATACTGATAAGCATGTGCTTTTACAAATGTGTGTTTTTAAGTAGTTAGGTGGGTAGTGTTGCTTATTTCAGCCAGAATCAGGCATCTGTATGTTCAAACACTTAAAACTACACGATGTTATCTTGAGCTATTTATATGCCCTTGGAAATTGAGTTCAAGCACATGGTTGATAGAAATGGATGTAACAgctaagttaaaaaaaccccagaaattatGCAAATGGGGATTAAAACCCTTGTTCAAGCATCTGGAGATCTTGATTTTAAATTGGATTTTGAAGTGATTAAATCCACCTACTCTGAGACTAACTTGAAAGGTATATCAACCTGGAGGTCCTTTAAGGTGAAAGAGTTGTTCCTtagggttgtttgggggtttttatgtACTACTATTAAGCTCAGTTATATAGGACACGGGAAAAATTGGTAAAAGTGCCTGTAGAGAAGATAGATGTGCCTTCAATCATAATGAGCTCACAAATGCTTTTTCTACATTATTTGCTCATTTCCAAAGGTACTTGCTTCCAGAGAATAACTTTGGCTATGACTCCAGCAATTTATCCGGTGGTTTTGTTGCCGCCAGTAGCACTCAGCAGCTACTGAGGTATATGAAATGAAGTGTGCTGTAACCTGCCAAGCTGCCTAGCAGCTGTCATCTTCCTGAACAGGAACCATATAACGGTGCAAAACATGCCTAGAGGGAGGGATGCTTCTGTGGGCTGCTTGTGTCTGCCCTAGCACTGCACCATGGAAAGGGatgtgcaggggaaggagggcatCAAAGATTAAGGCGCTATTCGGGAGAGAGAGCATTATGTGCCTTGAGAAGAAAACCTGGTTCTGTAATGCCATGTCTGCCATCAAGTGCTTCTGTGAAAGTACCATTTTTTTACAGtttggaggaaaggggagaagaaaataccCGTCTTTGGTACCTGCACTGTGTCTTTCCGACAGCGTGTTCCACACGAGCAGCATCTGGTGCTCTTGTTAGCAACTCACAAAACTTCTCGGAAACCTTCTGCACCTCTGTATCGTTGGTAGTCCACCTTTCAATCCATGAGTGTTGTGCCATCTGTGCTGGTgtgtcctttttttaaagctatggGGACACAGAAAACTACAGAAGTACAATTTTGTTTCTGAAGGTTACCACACGATGGCAACGTTAGCTCTTTGCAAGGTTGTTCCTACAGCTTACCCAAACCAGGCTACTGTGCTGCCTTTCAGTGCAAGGAACAGTGCCAAAGGGGTTGGCACAAACATTTGAGAGCAATGGACATGCTTATCCAattctttattttgcctttataGTTGACTAAGATGTACTTTGCTGGACTAAAGATATACTTCTTTAATATGCTTTGTGGAGCTGAGTGTAAAAAAATAGGATCTGTTGTTTAGAAAAGCTTAAAGTGAAGCCCCAGTGTTTATTTTCTCATCTTATTTCACGCAGAGCATGCAGGGGGCTTgctgggggcagagaggggaaTGTACCCTATCCCAGTTTACTCCTGAGATCAGCAGATAATTGCTGTACTTCCTAAATTGATACCAACAGTTGGCAAACCCAGTCCTAATCTCTGTGCTGCAAAGTCTGGGAGACATGAGCAATTCTAGGAGTAAGATTGGACCCTTTAGCATAATCTGTAGTTAAAAGGTGTAAAATCTGCCGTTAGTGTGAACCAGCTGCAGTTCTGGGCTGAGTGATTTGCTGGCGAtgtgtatttcttcttcaaaaaaagctgtatttaagtGCTTTTGGTTCTTGACTAAACATGTCTGTTGCTGTGTTTGGCATCTGAAtgtgtttcaaatttttttttttttggagatgtAATAGACCTGAAAGAGGAATCTCTAGATTTACTGATCTTCCTGGTTTTCAAATACTAGTATTCAGACTGTCCTTCAGTCGAGCTTTGCTTGGTGACCATGACATTTTCAACTCATTTGGTCTTGTAGTTACCTACAAGTTAATAGTAGATAATACTGTCTGTTCTGAACTACTTCCGTGCCACTGATGCTGACCATGAACTTGTGGCAAATCTGGTCTGGTTTACAGCTGGATTCACTCTATTTATTTTGTCTTACTTCACTTGTAGTGCCCCTTAAAAGTTTCCAGCCCGaatgtttctctcttttccccctgCCCATGTTGATAAGGTGTCTCTGAAAACTCCATGTGCCTGCCTTTCATCGAGATGAAAAGCTGCTGATTTCTATTCACAAGCATTGTTGGTATATGAGTAAGTACAGCTTACAAGCAAGAAGCGGTAAGTGGAGCAAATTATGGGGCTGACTGTGTGGTTTGGGCTCTACTCATTTCAGGTCTTCAGGTTTTGATTCTTCCTTTGTgtaatttctgggttttttttggttttggtttgttggttttttttttttaatttggaaatagtttttaatgttgttttgagCTTGAAGTTGCATATACTATTGTCGCACTCAGGTACTTTTGAGTTTATACTGGGATTTGCTTCTCTGAAGCAGAAAGATCTGCTTTTACCTGTTTAGGCACTGTATCCCTAGTTGTGCTGAAGTACTGCAGTCCTTGTCCCTGCCTTGACACAGGCAGTGGCCCCGTGGATGCTGGTGATGTACCTACACCCTCTCTTTTTCCCTGAACTTGTAACAGGCTTCATTCTTGGAGGCAGTGCAACCCCCAGTTCATGGTGTCCTTAAGTGGGAATTTGGCCAGCCTTCACTTTGTGCAGCTGACCCCTGTGTCATActcttgttttaaataaatgaagaGTTGGTCATTTTTTCCTCACCTCACTTTCAGCGATCCTAAGCCAGTCTGAGCGGTCTCCAGGTCAGTCTTTGTAGCAaactctccctcctcccccaaaagcTTTCAGACCACTACGTGCATCTAAATTGGAGAAGCCTTCCACCTGCAGTCAGCTCTTTGTGCTGATCACCCACCTAAAAATTATGCCATTGCCATCAGCACAGAGCCACTTCCTCCTTCGTAAGATGCATTGACCTAGTTCTTATTACAGAGGAAGTACTTTTTAATGTTTCCCCAGTGGTCTCCTGGTATGAGGGTATTTTTCGGGATATTTTGTTCTGTAACTGTTTGGGAGTATCGCTCCTTGCATATGGTGAGGAGAGGCCCTGACCTGCTCATCATGGCCCTCAGCAGAGCTGAGCGCTTCCCTCGCGTCCGCTTTGGGCTGCTTGTGGAGCGTAGGCGGTGTTTTGgggcactgtgctgctgctgaaggtttATATGGCAGGATCTCATCAGGAAGCTCTGCTTTGATGAAAATGATAGATGCTTTGAAAAAGTAATAGTGTTCATATTTAAATAGCATGAAAGAATATTATCTTTGAGATCAGCTGGAGCTTTACCTAAGGACACACGGTGGGAGGGCACaacatctgaatatttttcatgATAACTCAGCAGCCAAGACTTTTTAGAGCCACTGTTTGAACGTCACATTTACAAAAGCCATCAAACAAAAGAAGGGCCCATTACTAGCTGTGTTATTGCAGTCAGGTGCCATATAGAGGTGATCTAAAGAAAGGATGGGAAATAGGCTCATGGGCTTttgccttcttccttctcttcttccctggagCCCCTGAATAACTCTAaaggttttggttgttttttttctggttgtttatcatttatttttactgcttgTCTCATTCATATTGCACATGTGAGTCTTAGCTCATCCTGGAAGTCTCTGTggctaatggaaaaaaatcagagagttTATAGCATAATGAAGTAAATTGAGTCTGACTAGCTGTAAGTGGCATTGTTTTTGCTCTGGTTGCTTGAAGCATTTTTCAAGGTCCAGGGGGAGGCTGGCAAGCTGCTCCTGTTGGCGACACATGCAGGTCCTCGTCCCATATGTGAGCAGGCTTCCTCAACTCCCAGCCACCTGAACGTGACGTTGGAAGGAAAGGTGTTCATGCAGTGGATATATGCCTGGCCTTTGCTAGCAGTGCCACAGTTCTGCTTGAGTGGGAGGCAGGTGTCAGGGCACAAGGGATAGAAACCAGGAGATGTGAGGGTTGATGTGCTTCTCCAACCTGTAGCTTCACAAGAAGTGGGGCACGATCCCTGCCATGGCACAGTGGTGTGGTCCTCGCACACCCTTTGCTCTCCTGGTCCTCCCTGCTCACCGGGCGGTTTTGGGTTGCTCTTCAGAAGGCAAAGGCATGCATGAATTGGTTGATACGTAGGAATGACCACTTGCTTGTGGCTGCACTAACCTTTCTCACTGGCACTGAACCGCACTAGGCTTTGCCGGCAGCCCCATTGGGAGCATAAGCCATGCTCTGCTGGGTCAGACCAGTGGTCCGTCTAACCCCAGCCTGGGTCTCCGACACTGCTGATGGGAGATGCTGTGTAGGGACAGGATGTGAGTTTAGTCCCTCCTCTTGCCGTTCCCCAGCGTCTATAACAGCAGGATTAGGGGTGCTAGAGGATACACCCCTGCCCGTTCCTCTTAGTATCTCTTTTAGATCTACTGTCCGTGAACTTGTTTAATCTTTTGAGTCTGCTTACACTACCTCCCTTCACTGCTGCTGTGTACAAAACTGCTCTATTTAGTGTTTTAAACCAGTCTCCTACTATGAGGACTACCCAGTGCTTAAGACAGGAGCTACTATTCAGCCCCATGACACTGTGTGACATCCTTATCAGTTGCAAGCTTGGAGGTGAAGGTGAGAAACTTATTTCACAGAGGAGTCCATGGAAAGGAGGTGAGTTACGATGAGTCCTCATTCAGAGTGCCATGACTTGGTATTTGAAGGACCACTAGAGTCGCAATTAAATGTCAGCGTAGGCAATTGTGGCATAGGACAATTATTCCAGTAGGAGACTTGAAAGCATCTACATGCTGCATGGTGCAAAACACTTTCTAGCATCCTATAGCAAATTTGAGATTGTGGGCAGAAGAAAGTCCCGATGCCATGCCACAGGATGAGAGTGCCTAGGGTCACAGGCACTGCCAACAGCCCTGGGTCGCAGCTCAGGCAGGAAAACTGGTGTCCTTATGGTCCTTGGAAGGGTACCTACAGCTTGGAGCAAGGTAGCCCCTGACAATCTGACCTTTCTTTCTGACCATTCTACTCAAAGCCTGTGAGGAGCTTGGCTCCAGGGCTATTGCTTTGTATCATGAGGAGATGATACAAAGCAATCCCTAGGGGCATGGACAGGACAAATGCTCCAAGCATTCAAGatttcccctcttctcctccaCTGCTCCACAGGGGTGTGACAGAGGTTCCCAGAACTTAATTCCTCTGATTATTAGAAACTTTCTAATTGTCAATCTAAATTTATTCATGACCAATTTATAACCAGGAGGCTCCACTGCAGGGCTGTCAGGAAAGATTCATGAGCCCCCGTGTTGGTCAGGCCCTATTTTCAGCAGCCACAATTCAAAGCTTTCAGATTAAATACTGCCTGATTAATATATGTGTTAATACATACATTTTCTCCCATCCTACTGTCATGGTGACAGAGGACTTTCCGTAATGCAAAGGTATATAAACAGTCAATACAGTGTCTTTGTGGACCCAACTCAAGCATATGCCAATAACTCCTTTCAGGAAACGAAACAGATtgcttctgtcttgttttctctcttttttggggggaaaatgttCTGTGCATCAGcttgtgttcattttttccttgtttctgtctAGTCCCACAGATTAGAGCTGAAGGTTTGCTGAGATGCTCCGAGGGAAATGAAGTCGTATTCAAGCTCGATGCCCCCCAGGCTCGGGACACCAGTGCATCCACAGTGAATCTGGGAGAGCAGGCTCTGTCTGCAGCGACTGGCCTGTTCCCATGCAGAGGTAGGAAGCGAGCTTTCTGTCTCTGGAAAGGTCTTGGAGAGAGCTGCAGTAACGCTCTGCGGGGAGCCAGGGCACACAGCACCCATGCAAACCACACCAGCTGCGTGCTATGTGAATCACGGGCAGCACCACTCTGCGCTCCCGCCTGGCACCATCCGCGCTCCCTTTCAGCCTCCCGAAAAGTCGCCTGACTGCAGTTGTTTTAAGCCACACACAGAGCTGTGGACGGTGCAGGAAAACCCGTGTTCACCCTGGCCCTGCCTGCGAGGTGcgagagcaggcagggaggagctgggcTGTCTAAGCTGGCTGCAGAGCCCCACTGCGGCCCCTTGCCTCTCCCAAAGCACCTCCCGAGTAAGATGAGCTTGGACAACTCCCGCTCAAGAGGCCAAGGGCGGGAGCCAACTAGCTCCCTGAACCACCAACGCTAGTTCTTAGCCCCTCTAAGCCCAAATAATTTGAGCAGTAATTTTGCAGCTGTTCAGGATTCTTTTTCTGTGATGCTATGCACAGTTTCCAGTGGAGTTTTCCCAGGCTTGCCTGTGGCTTTTCCTAGCCACCTTCTGTGAATGTGGTAGCATGGCTGGATGGTTAAACAAAGTCTTTGTCAAGGAGCAAGGAGCAAAGAGTGTAACGATCACAGCTAACATGGTTTCATGGTCAGACAAACCCGTTACCTTCCTGAGGAGACCACGGCATCTGTGCTGGCAGGGCACATTTGGGTGTGTCCAAGGCGACAGGCGCAGCACCATGTGccattttgattttgaaaagtgTATCATTTAGAGGGACTGCTTTACACATTAGATGAGAAACTGTCTCAACAACAGATCTCAAAATGAGACATCGGTGCTAAAGCTTTTTTATGCTGGGGGTGGGATTGTTCTTCATCCAACATCCAGTATTTTTAACCAATGACCAAGTTAAGGATACACAGACACACGCATGCATTTATTTGCTTGTAAAGTTTGCAGATGGCGCAGGATTAGGGAGATAGTAAGTAATAAAGAGAGATCTGAATCCTTTGATTTGCACGGTCATGGTCCAAGAAAAGGGTGTTTCTGATTCATCCGAGTGCTGGGGTTTGTATCTAGAAGagaagagtggaagaaaaaatTGGACTTCTATTGAGAGAGTGGCGGTCTCTGCCGCAGGAAGGACGGACTCTGAAAAGGACAGAGGTGTCTAGGATGAGATACAGGTAGAAACTCAGTGTTGAAGTTCAAGCTGCTATAGCAGCTGCTGGGAGTGAGGGAACCCAGGGGGACGGGTCTCCTATGGGGCACCCAGACCATGCCGCCCTGGTGGGTTCGCCCTCTCCTGTGGGCTCGGGTTGTCACAACATGGGTGGGCTCTCAGCGACTGTCCGCTCTCACACAGGACTGAAGTTCAGTTATTTCCAAAAGCTGGTGGACGAGGGAGGCCGACAGACCCTCTGTGGTGCAGAGCGATCATAAAAACTGCCTTTTCTTGGGGGAGCAGGCTAGGAAATGGTTGCTTCTCTAATAACCCAGTAAATCTCTTGGACACAGGACATGGGTGGTAAGAACTATTTCTGGCTGAAGATGGGAGAGCTTTAAAAATAGccctgagaaattaaaaaattaaaagaaaaccctAACTCATTTGAATCATCACAGTTCATGTCCTGCAAAAACAATGCTCCAGTCTGACAAGCGATCCAGAGTTTCCAGCGCTTATCTAAAATGTAAACCGGAGGAATGAGTAATCACCTCTGAAGGACTTAATAACTCTTTGTCCCTTCCTCCATATACTCTCATTTGAGTCATCATAGCAAGGAGGATACGATAGGTATTTGTGGGAGGCATAAAGCCTGCGCGCTCAGGGAACGTATGGTTCCTCTGCAGATGTTACTCTTTTCTCTGGCATCTTAAACACTGCTTATAAAGAATTTCTCTCCCTTTGGGCTGTGACCCCCAGCTTTTTGTCTTGAGTCAGACAAATGGAGACAAAAGCATCCTGGCAGCATTAATTTACTCTAATTATCAGACTGGGGGTGTGCAACTTCTTCAGCATATTTATGAAAATTCGGTGTGTTCCGTAAGTGACCTGGGTGGGCTTATTTCCATGTGAACAACGAAGAAAACCTGGGAGAGAAAAGTCTGTTCCCACACACAACGCATTGAACGAAATCACCCACATCCAGCATTTTGTCTACCTTAGGGACTTGGGGCTTGTCCCCCTTTAGGGACAGTGGCTGGGGAAGAAGGGCACGGGAATTCATCACGCTCTGAAACCAGATGCAAAACTCAATTTTGCAGCTTGTCTGCTTCTCAGCATCTTCTGGGTCCCAGCACCAGACTCAGAGCCACAGTGCTGAGCGGGAGCTCAGCTCTCTCCCCGTTCTGCTTGATCCTTATAGCCttaattttccatctttttcacaGCTGCTGCAAAGGAAGGATGAAGTATCAGGGTGTCCTCTATAGCCTGTTCCTTAGTAAAGAATTGAGGCCCATTACCAACAGATATAAGAGATAGcggggaaaagaagagaaatttgaAGGCTTTCTGAGCGGTTTGTTTGTAATCAGTGGTGGATAGGCAGTGATTTATCTGGGTAGGGTTTGGTCTCAGAAATCCATTCAAGCTTATAATTATCTTGGCATATGTGGAAAGTCATATTTGTAGTCCCTCAAACCCATTAAAGCCTCACACTTTtctaaaagggagaaaaaacccctTCAACTTTACTTTCTCAGAGGTGGAATAGCTTTCTGTTCCTTGTCAGCTCTTGAAATCTGTCCCCTCTCCGCTGCCTGTCTTTAGCTCCCAAGGGAGAAAGAATGCAGGTCCACtgggacagaaagggaaagaaaaaaatatttctggggaaaaaaaaacaatgagtCAACCTATTTCCATCCTTTTGCAACAGGTATTTCTCTGTGAGGACATGCAAGGGGAAGGGTGAGTCAATCTGTGAAATGGAGGCAGGATTATAGCAGAAGCTTTTGCTAATGTCTATAGTGGAGACGTTTTGGGAAGCACAGaggtccctgtgctgctgcaggtatACCAGAGCCCATGGCCTTCTTTGCTCTCCATCGGTTTCCTTGGGCTCTGCCCCACTACTAGTTTTCCCTCAGGGAAAGGTCTCCGCTCTTCTACTTCAAAGTACTTGCTCATGGCTAAGCTGGATCTGCCCGGTGATACCAGCAAATTGAGAAAATGTCTGTACGGTCTAGCGTGAGCCTCAGGGGAGCCcctcttgctgctgctctgtgccttgCAACCAGGACTAAACAGCTTTTCCTCTTGTCTAAGTGCAAGGCAAGAGGGAGCAGGCTCAGGAGATCTTTGATATTGGAAATCGTGGGTCATATGGCCTGAGACCCTAATATGAGACCTGACTGTTTTGGAGGCCTGTATTTTGCCTGTAAGCTGGGTGCAGTCccacctccctgctctcctctgtaTCCTTTTGCTGCCTACACCATATGGGAGTTTCTTGGAGCAGGGACCGACCCTCGTCCTGCAGACGTGGCATCAGTCTGAGCGAAGGACTGGCCTCAGCTAAAATCAGGGAAACCTCAGGGAAATCTGCGTGTGAATGAGCGATTGAGCTCTGTTTTGAGCTGTAGGCATGGCTGTGGGAATGTAGGCAGGGGTGATTAGgggctagaaaagaaaaaaaagagagaaaagaa
This region of Harpia harpyja isolate bHarHar1 chromosome 1, bHarHar1 primary haplotype, whole genome shotgun sequence genomic DNA includes:
- the RPL14 gene encoding 60S ribosomal protein L14 — encoded protein: MRSRRLRGGFRPPPRRAPPFCSAAAIMVFKRFVEIGRVAFISFGPHAGKLVAIVDVIDQNRALVDGPCSGVRRQAMPFKCMQLTDFVLKFPHSARQKCVRLAWEKENINEKWAATRWAKKIEAREKKAKMTDFDRYKVMKAKKMRNRIIKHEMKKLQKMSSKKGKKPEKSEKAPKSEKAQKAQK